In the genome of Chlamydia buteonis, the window AGAAGATTGAAGCAGTTGCTGGAAAACTATAGAGCTTCTCGGCTGACAGATAATCATGTTGGGCATAGCACGAAGAAAACTCAAATCATAAATACCATGGTGGCTACAACCATCTCCATATGCTAAACCTGCACGATCTATAGCAAAGATCACCGGGAGATTCTGTAAACATACATCATGGAAAACATTATCCATAGCACGATGCAAAAATGTCGAATAAATAGAACAAATTACAGGAGTATTGGTTTTAGCAATTCCAGCTGAAAACGTCACAGCATGACCTTCAGCAATGCCTACATCGATAAAACGCTCAGGAAATGTTTCTTTAAATGTTTCTAACCGTGATCCTAAGGACATCGCCGGTGTAATCACATGCAAATTCGGAGAGGTTTCTCCAAGTTTGCATATAGTTTTCCCAAAAATATCAGGATAAGTAAGCTGCGGTTTAATCATTGGAAGTAATTTATCTTCCGCTGTAAGTTTAAAATTGGCCTTTACTCCATGGTATTTTGTAGGATTTTCCTGAGCTACCTCTAAACCTTTTCCTTTTTTTGTACAGACATGAATAAGAATAGGGAAGGGTAAATCACGTACCTTCTGAAATAAAGATACTAATTCTTTTATGTTGTGACCGTCCACAGGACCCATATATGCTAAGTTAAACTGCTCAAAAATAGGAATCGGACAAAATAAAGACCTTAAACAAGTGGAAACCTTATGCGAGCACCTAGCGATACTTTTGCCGTAGCGGGGAATCTTTGATAATGACCTTTCTAGTTTGCGTGAAAGCAAACTAAATTTGGGGTGGTGAATCCATTGTGATAGGCTTTTGGACATTACACCCACGTTTTGAGAAATCGACATGTTATTGTCATTTAAAATGACAATAAATTTGGATAGATCGGCATGAATATTATTTAAAGCTTCTAAAGTCAATCCACAGGAAAAAGCTGCGTCACCAAGAATAGGAAGTACGTGTGTTCTAGACTTCTCAGTAGCTTTTGCCATACCTAAAGCTAAAGATAAAGCGTTGCCTGCATGACCTGAAAAGAATAAATCATGAGCACTTTCTAAAGGTGAGGTAAATCCACTTAATCCTCCATCATGACGAATGCGTTCAAATTCTTCTATGTTTCTCCCTGTAAGCAGTTTATGAGGGTACGTTTGATGCCCAACATCAAAGATAAATTTATCTTCTGGAGAAGAAAAGACATAATGTAAAGCTATTGTTAATTCAATAATTCCTAAATTGGAAGCTAAATGCCCCCCTGTTTTAATAAGGACAGAAATAATTTTATGACGTATTTGCTCAGCAAGAAGAGAAAGCTCAGCAAAAGAAAGCTTCTTAAGATCTTCTGGAGATGAAATTTGACTTAAAATAGAGGAAGTGTGAGAAGTCATGGTTGTGTAGTCATAGAGAATGTTTGTAGAACAGGCTGATCTAATGTATCTTTTAGAAGAGTTCCATTAGGCTGAACAGAAAGGAGATAACATTGTTGATCTTTGACTAAGATCTTATCTAAACCCTGATGTATCAGGGAAAACATTTTTTCATATACAACTAAAATAACATCAAGAGAGTCGAGAGCGCTTAACTGATTTTGTAACGAACTAAGTTCTTGAATTATGGTATCTACATCATTACAAGGCATCGCGCTCTCTACAGTTAATGTACGAAAGACTCTTCTTCTGCAAGAAAATCTTCATTTCGTTTTTCAGATAACTCACGTACACGTTCTTCCGCTTTACGGATCCGTGATTCACATATACGCATTAGGGCATCTGCTTCTTCATAAAATTTTAAAGAGGCATCTAAAGATGTTGAAGGTTGATTCATAAGATCCACGATCTCTTCTAACCTTTCCATAGCCTTTTCAAAGGGAATTTCTTCCATAGTTTAGAACTCTTGAGTTTCAAAATTCTGAACATCCGTCACAGTAAGAGTGGCTTCTCCATCCTGTAGTCTTACCCTTACACAACTATGTTTATGTAAACTTTTCGCCGAAATGATAGCCAAATTTTCATTAAAGTCAAAGAGCATAGCATACCCGCGTTTTAAAACATTTTTAGGATTTAATGAAATCAACTGTTTAGAAATAGTGTGGTATTTTTCTCGATGTCTTTCCACAAGGTGGTTTAGGGAAAGTAAGAGATTTTCTTTAGAGTATAAAAAATGCTCCCTACGTTCGCATACTGTATAAACGAAAGCTTTATTTAACCGCTTTTTTAAGAGGTTAAGGGTATATTTTTCTTTAATAAATAATTGATTAATTTTGGTTGTAAAATGTTTTAATAACGTTTGCTTGTGGGCTAAAGATTGATGAAAATATCCTAAACGCTGAGATAAAGCTCTGTGAATTTGATCTCTCCAAGGATCTAATCTCTGCCTATACTGCTGTGTGTTGTGAATGATAAGATTTTTTTTAATATGTACACAGTGGTGTTTTAAAGCGAGCAAACGATTTTGGAAAGCTAGATTGATCATTTTCCAAAGATCTTGGAGACGGTAAGTCACACGTTTTAAAATATCGCTTTGCAACCAGCGCGTGTATTGCATATAGCGTTGCTTGCTTTGTGAAAGTTTTGTTTGTATTGACCGTTCTATAGATACACGAAGATAGTCTAAAGACTGGTGGGGAGGACGGAAAAAATCTACGTGATCTAAGTAACGCTTCCATTGCTGAATTTGCTTTGCTTTCCCTGCAAGCAGTTGCTGTGCATGAGCATTCAGATAGCGTAAATGACTTTTAAATATTTGAATTTGTTCCTGACTACTTTGACAGACGATTTCTGCAGCAGCTGAGGGGGTGGGAGCACGCACGTCAGCAGCAAAATCACATAATGTATAATCTGTTTCATGTCCAACAGCAGAAATAACAGGGATTCTGCTTGCATCTATGGCCTTGACCACGATTTCTTCATTAAAAGCCCAAAGATCTTCAATACTGCCACCACCGCGAGCTATGACAAGAACATCAACAAGCTTATCTCTATTCATTACTTCAATAGCTTGAGATATTTCTTTTGCTGCCGTAGCTCCTTGTACTGTAACAGGATAAATTAGGAGCTTGTATTGATGACAACGACGAGAAAGAATACGTAAGATGTCTTGAATTACTGCTCCTGTTGGGCTAGTAATAACGCCAATACATTTTGGAATTCTCTTAAGGGGCTGTTTTTTTTCTATAGAGAAATACCCTTCGGCTGCGAGACGCTTCTTAGTTTCTTCGAATTTTTGCAAGAGATCGCCTTCCCCTGCATAAACTAAGGCGTGGGCTACGATTTGGTATTGACCCCTTGGTGCATAAACAGTAAGTTTCCCGTGAATGATCACAGAGTCTCCATCTTTAGGGCAACGGTCAAAATACTTACTTTTAAAATGAAAAAAAGCACCGTTTAAAAAAGATTTACTATCTTTAATACCAAAATATAGATGCCCACTAGGCTGTAAAGAGACGTTACTTAACTCTCCTTTGACCACAATATGACAAAAATTTGACTCGAGTAGATTTTTTATAGACTCGGTAAGAGCCGTTACTGCTTGAGGAGGAGATGAAATTGCCATGCCCTAGAATACAGAAAGGTTTCAAGTTCTATTATTTTAAAATAAAGTACCTTCCTAGTAAAAAACTAGCAAGAATCGTGAAATCATGTCTATAGTGGGAGATGAACGAGCTAACAAATTGAGGACGTAGATGGCACGTAAGCGTTATATTTTTGGTAATTGGAAAATGCATAAGACAGCTAAAGAGGCTAAAGATTATTTGTCTGTTTTATGCCCTCTCCTTGAAGAAGTTGCTCCTATATCTCGTGTGGGTATAACTCCCGCATTTACAGCCTTATATGCTTGCTGTGAATCTATAAAATTTTTTCACAGCCCTATTTGGCTGGGAGCGCAGAATGTCCATCAGGATACCTCTGGAGCCTTTACAGGTGAGATTTCCTTGCCTATGCTAGAAGAATTTAATGTTAATTTTGTACTTGTAGGTCATTCCGAATGCCGTCACATTTTTCATGAAGAAGACAATACAATTGCGCTTAAGGTTGGCGCCGCATCTCGTGAAGGAATTATTCCCGTTTTGTGTATTGGAGAAACTTTAGAAGTTAGAGAAAAGGGTGCGACGAAAGATATGTTATCTAACCAGTTGATATTGGGGCTTGCTCAACTTCCTGAAACTGCCTCTGTAATCATTGCTTATGAACCGGTATGGGCAATTGGTACGGGGAAAGTAGCTTCAGCCATTGATGTGCAAGAGGCGCATGCTTTTTGTCGAGAGGTTCTTGGCAATATATTTTCCAAAGAGAAAGCAGAGGCAATTTCTATTCTTTATGGAGGATCTGTAAAGGCGGACAATGCTGAAGGATTTGCTAGTTGTCCTGATGTAGACGGTTTGTTAGTAGGAGGCGCTTCTTTAGATCCTAAAGTTTTTGCCGATGTTGTCACGAATTTTAATCGTTAGCTAGTAAAAATTATATTAGCTTTTTGGCTATGTTGTGTGAAATATTTTCATAGAATTTACACTAAGGTTTTGTTTGAGAACAGTGTTCCAAAGCAATAAAATGTTTTTCAATATGGTGATTAATTTAGTTTTATACGAGAATATCCCCAGGGCCTTTTAGGGATTTTTACAGTCTATAGAGACACTGGATTAGAAAGAAATTTTTAAAATCCTAATAAATTAAAGGGCTAGGAATTCACCTCAGATAGGTTTGTTGATTTAGGAGAAGCATTGTGACCGCCTTGTTTTATTCGTTTTTATTTATCTTTCTTCTTTTGTGCGTAATTCTTTGCGGACTGATTTTGATTCAAGAAAGCAAGAGTATGGGACTCGGTTCTTCTTTTGGCGTGGATTCAGGAGATTCCGTTTTTGGTGTATCTACCCCGGATATTTTAAAGAAAGTCACCGCTTGGCTGGCAGTAGTTTTCTGTTTTAGTTGTTTGTTTCTATCTTTTGCGACAACATACTTGGGGAAAAGTTCTCAAGAACCTCCTGTACATGTTCTAGAACAAGTTTCTTCAGATGGAGAAGAAATCTCTAGCGAATAGAAAGCTTCGCTAGAGGTTATCGACTTTTACCTAAAGTACCCCATCTATTTCTTGGAAATAAAATTAAAACAGTCATCATCTTATGAAAAAAGTCTTTTATATATTTTGTCTCTATGGTCTACTACCTGGCTCTACAATATTTTCAGTAGAAAAAGTTCAAGAAGAGATGGAGTACCCTTCGCCATTGCCTACAGTCTCTGTCCCTTTTATTTAATAGAAGACGCGATTAGTAGCTAATCTGCGGGGTGATAAATCATGATTAGAGAATTAGAATATTACGGTAGCCCTACATTACGTAGAAAGGCTGATGCTATTCTTGAAATTACTGACGAGATTCGTCAGTTGGCTCAAGATATGTATGAGACTATGGTAGCTCATAAGGGGGTGGGTTTAGCAGCTCCTCAAGTAGGGGAAAGCGTAAGTCTTTTTGTTATGTGTGTTGAGGGAGAAACAGAGGATGGGGATCTGATTTTTTGTGACTTCCCCAAGGTGTATATTAATCCTGTACTTTCTGATGTTTCTGAGGATCTTGTTTTAGGTAGGGAAGGATGTTTATCGATTCCCGGGTTGCGAGCTGATGTTTACCGTCCGCGTCGCATTACCGTAAAAGCGATCAATCTCGATGGTCAGGAATTCACAGAACATTTAGAAGGGTTTCCTGCGCGTATTATCATGCATGAAAATGACCATCTCCATGGAATTTTATACATTGATAAGATGGAAGAGCCTAAGGATTATAAGAAGTTTAAGTCTGCCCTAGAAAAAATTCGCCGTCGTTATAATAACCATATAACAGACAAAGCTTCTTAGTCGTGTGTTATTGTCTAAAACTTGCTTGTCTTATTGATTTCTTCAAGTTCAAAAGAAGCCCTAACCATTTTAGTAAAAGATTACTGATTACTTAGATGTTTTGGCTTATCTAGTTTGAGGTAAAAGAAGAAGCGGTTATCCGCTTCTCTTTTCTCATATACCGAGTATAACTGCCAGTGCTCAAATACTTTGGTTCCTAAAATCATTTGATATTCTAGATAACTAGGTGTCTGGGTTCTATGCCAGCCATATCGTAGTGTCAGATGATAATTCCAACAGGGATGCGGACGAACAAAGACCTTCCCTAAAATGAGATTCCGACGATCTGATAAAGGAGAATTAAAAAGTTCTTCAGGAGAGCGACTAACATCTAGAATATAGTTTTCCTTATCACATTTAAGAAGGCTATACTTGCTTCTATGCAGGAATTCTAAAGTTAAACCGATATTATCACTTCCTACCCATTGCCAAAGCAGATTCATATGATCCCAGCAATGTTTTTTCCATATCCATTCAGCATCTAGAGATAAGGTATTTTTACGATCTAAAGGTAAGGAGATCATGCATGCTGTTTTGGGAAATGTCGATCTTGCAAATGTATTTTTAAAAATTTGTGTTGTCCAAACTTTGGCGGAAGCTCGTGGAGCACTAGGAGAAACACGATTTAATATAAAAGATTCAATACCTATCTTACATAAATGTAGAGAAGAGAAAGCATCATTGATAGAAAAGATATAGTGTTCGTGGTTCTTTGCTAATGGATGTGTTGCCGATGTAAATGAAACAAAAGGCTCTACAATATGCTTAGTGTGTAGATAATTCTTATACGCTGAAAAACGATAATCTAAATTTATTTGCGCAGAAGCTTGGCAATGACGTTGAGATGTTTTTGGGACGTTGCTGTAATAAATCGCTGATGCTGATACCGTGGGTGTCAGCGTCCCTATAAGTAGGGGAATAGCACGGTATACCTTAGGAGAGGCCGCAGCTCGCAGTGAAGAAAAATTGGAACCAGCAATGTTATTGCTAAAAGCAAAGTTTAAATAGCCACATTCAAACAGATTCTCAATGAAAATCCCTGTATTTTTAATATTCACAGGGTGTTGTTTCAAAGAGAGATAGGGAAGTTCTTGATTCACATTCTGGAACGGATTTACCTTCACGGAAGAAGATAGTCGGCCGTCTAATAACGCATCATGCCAGGTAAGGCGAACTTGTGTAGGACCAGTATTTTTTAAAGAGAAATTATTAGGAAAAATATCAGCAACCGTTTCCCAGCTGTCGCTTAAATGATACTCCCCGGATAATTTTGTCTGTTTATGTGCTAGAGAAAAATTTCCATGGAAGCGGTAGCGATCTCGAGGTTCTGCCATATCAATCGCTAAGCGGTGGGCATAGTAACTTTTCATATTAAAGACATTTTCAGGTTTCTCTTTTTGCGAAAAGTGCATGTTATAGCCAACCCCTATGCCATGCTTGAAAAAGCTATCTAAAAAAAATGTAGATAAAAAATGCTTTTTAGAAATAGGTGAGTAACTAATCCCTAAGTAAGAACCTAAAAATCCTCCCGTACCTCCTCGGAAATTAATTGGAGGTTTAGGAATTTCCATTGGCATAATAGAAAATTGCGGGAGGAATAATAAAGGAATATTACAAATACTGAATGTTGTTTTCCCTATAGAAAGTACACTGTCTGAAGAGTATTCTAAGTAGTCTCCGGAAAGACAAATATGTTTTTTAGGACCTTCTGAGGTGGATATATATCCTTTGTGGATAATTAAAGTTTCAGGAGTCAATGTCATCATAGACCCGCCTAAAAACCAAGGATACATTGCAAATCTACCATTGGTCAAAAGACACGAATCAGTATCTTCATAGTATTCTAAGTAATCGCAAACTAATGTCTTTCCTCGATAATTGACCATGACATTTCCATGAGCAATTAATTTCATACCACGTTCGGGAACATTGTCTACGTAGGCACGATTTGCCTGTATACGCAGATTATTATGAATATTGAGGACGCCATCTTCGATATCTAAAGTTCCGGATAGCCCTTTAAAATGGCTTAGATAGGATACTTTTTTCTTTGCAGCTTCTTTATGAGTTAACGCTTCTGCAGAAAATGAACACAACAGTAGTGCTGATAGAAGGAAATAGGGGAAACAACGTTTCATATGTCTTCCACTATTCTATCATTTTCATCAATAACCCAGCTAAGATATGACAATTTTTTGCTTTTGTTTGTGTCATCAGCTGAATAAGTAAACGAATATCCTCATGTGTCTTTGATACCACAAGAGTTTCAAGAATGTCTAACATGAGTTTTGCTCGTATTTCTGGAGTAATTTGATAACGAAGATAAGGAGAATCAGGGTGTGGTTGTCTATCTTCTGTATCAATAAACAATAACGTTTCTTGGATGAGCTCCTGAGCATAACGATGTAGGGATAATTTTTTCTCAGGGTCTTTAGTAAGGTTGTATAATGCTAAATCGGCATAAGCACGGATTACAGGCTCTCCAGGAAGTTGGGACGCTCGTGAAAGGATATCTAAAGCTTGTTGATGAGAAGAATGTGCTAAAAAAGAGATTGCTTTAGAAGCAAGTGCTGTTTTCTGACTTAAGAGTATTTTTTCTATATAAGGAAGATACGCCTCTTTAGGTAGTTGTAAAAGAGAAACAAGGATCTGTTCTTCAGAATGTTGAATGGCGGATAAGGCTTTGGCACGTTCTGTAGGATTTTGAGGGAGGATTACTGCTCGGCATTTCCACGCTTGTGTTGCACGCCCTTTGGAAAATGTAGGCACTAATGCTCGGGTATATTGTCGCTGAACTAACCATTCTGTAATGTATTCAAGAAGTTCTGGATGATCGCAGCCTAAATGTATCAAAGCTAGAGCTGCATTTAACTTTGCTTCGCTGTTTTTAGTATTTAAAAATACAGGAAGTACTAAAGGAATCCCTATCTCTTTAGATAGTAATCGTGCTGTGTATAAAGCTCTACAGTGTTCTTCTTGTATCTGCTTTTCGAAAATAGGAAGCGCATCCTCTTCTTTACCAATAGCAAGCAACGCTTGAGCAGAGGCTAAAGATAAGTCGGGATCGTGTTTCTCCGACAGCTTTTTTATAGCGTTGTAACTCTGACCATCTTTTAACATTCCTAGAGCATATACAGCAGCTTCACGATCTAAAGGGGAAGCGCTTGTTAATAAATGTCGTAGTGTTGGTAAGAACCGTTTTTGTTGGTATTCCCCTATCAACAGAGCTGCATAGTTTCTTGTAGTACTTTTTGGTGAAGAGAGCAGCTGACGGATATACGTATCCGATTCTTCAGTTTCTAATCTTAGGAAAATAGCAGCTGAGAGACATTGGATTTCTTCAGGAAGCTTATGAATAAAAGAATGGAGATGATCAATGACTTTAATATTTTTTAATCCCGCCAAACGGTAAGCAGCTTCTAAACGAATTACAGGATAGGCTGAGGCCAGAGCTTTGAATAAAAGTTCGTCAGAGCTTTTCCCTAAATGTGAAGATAACGCTGATAATACCAACAATTGTTGCAAAGGATCGTTGGTTTCCATTGCTTGCGAAAGAATCTCAAACGCTTCTGCAGAACCTACAATACCAGCCCCAATAATCGTGCTTTTTCGAATATAGGGATCATCAGAACGTAAACCCTGTTTTAAACAGTTCTCAGAGATTTTTCTTAATAACGCAAAATCATGGTCTCCTTGCGTTTCTAAGGCGTCTAGATAGGCGGTAAGAGCTTGTTCTACAGATTTTTGGCTGGTATAAAGGATCTTATGACTTACAGGATCTGGGAAACTACTAAAAACCAAACTAGGAAAACTTAAACATAGTCCTAGGGGTATGATTAAACGAGATAATCCCATAAGTTAACGTTGAACTCCAACAAGAGGTGTTTCAGTGTTTTAATCGGAAGACCTTGGACATTATATGCACATCCTTGGATATTATGAATAATCAATCCACCGCCTTCTTGAATACTGTAGCCTCCGCATTTATCTAGGGTAGAAAATGCTTTGACATACCTCCCCAGGTACGCTTCGGGTAGTTGGGTAAATGTTACCCATGTGGTCTCTTCTCCGGTTACTAATTTCCTATCTTGCAGAAGCGCGATGCTTGTAATTACGGAATGGGTTTGACCGCTTAATGTTTTTAACATTTCAATAGCCTCATCGTAAGAACCCGGCTTATTGAAAATTTTCCCTTTATACGCCACAACTGTATCAGCAGTAAGAATAAGACCTTCAGGATTGTGTTCCTTTACTATAGACTCGGCTTTGCCTATAGCCAATTCTCGAGAATACGCTATAGGATCACCATGATAAGGAACCGAATGTTCTTCAAAATTTGAGGAGATGCAGGTAAAAGGAATACGAAAGTATTCTAGTATCGATTTTCTTCGTGGAGAAGAAGAACCCAGGATGAACTTTGGTTCCATACGCCCTCAATAAAATATATCCTAGACTTACATTACTTAGGCTATAGCTTGCTGCTGCTTGTATAGTCCACCATTGTCCCATCAAAGAAAGTAATCTTACCTTTTTCAAAAATTAATAATTTCGTAGCGCATTCTTCGATGAGGGTTCTGTCATGAGAAACAAATATGGATGTCCCTTTGTAATCATTGATAGCCCAAGCTAGTGCAGAAACAGACTCTAAATCTAAATGGTTATTGGCTTCGTCAAGAATAAGTGTATTGTGGTTTTCCAACATCATTCCAGCCATAAGCAAACGAGCTGTTTCCCCTCCGGATAAAGCCTTAATCTGCTTAAAAGCGTCATCGCCACCAAATAACATCTTACCTAAAACGCTACGGATCTCTTGGTCGTTAATTCCCGTTTTACGATTACGCAACCATTCGAATAGAGTTTCATCCCCACAATCTTTTAAGACGTCATAGTGATTTTGAGGAAAATAGGAATAAGCAACTTGATGACCAGTTTTTATAGATCCTTGAGTAGGGGACTCTACACCGGCTAACAGTTTCATTAATGTTGTTTTCCCAAGGCCGTTGTTACCAATAATTCCTAACTTATCTCCTTGATATATCTCTAGAGAGAAAGGTTGGAATAGGGGATTTCCGTCATTATAATTTTTGGTAATGCCTTCTAGAGAAAAGACAATCTTACCAGAAGCTTTTTCTGATAAAGGGAAACGTATGTAAGGACGCTGAATATTTGATTTCTTTAATTCTTGAGGCTGGAGTTTTTTAATTTCTCGTAAGCGCGATTGTACTTGACTTGCTCGAGAGCCTGCTCCGAATTTAGCCACAAACTCTTTAAGCTGGGCTATTTTCTTTTCTTTGGATTTGATATCAGCTTTCTCTTGATCTCGAGAAGCTGTTTTCATTTCTACCATAGCGTCGTAATTTCCAGGATAGATAATGACAGTGTCATAGTCAATATCAGCAATATGGGTAGTAATGGTATTTAAAAAGTGCCGGTCGTGGCTAACAACAATCACAGTCCCATCATAATCCTTTAAAAAATTTCCCAGCCAGTTGATAGAATGAATATCCAAGTGGTTGGTAGGCTCGTCAAGAAGAAGAGCTTCAGGGTGACCAAACAAAGACTGACATAAAAGCACACGAAATTGTAGGTCTATAGGAATCGTGGACATTTTATTGTTAAATAATGCTTCTGGAATTCCAATTCCTGTAAGCAGTTCTTCAGCCTCAGATTCCGCTCGGTAACCATTTTCTTCGCCAATGATTTCTTCTATTTCACCGAGTTTAATGCCAATAGCATCAGTAAACTCTTCAAGATACAAAGCATCTCTTTTTTGCAAAGCATCCCACAACCGTGCGTTACCCATGATTACGCAATCTAAAACGGAAACGTCACCAAAGCTATCTATATTTTGGCGTAGGATACCTACTTTCTTAGGTAAAGAAATAGAGCCACGAGTAGGTTCTACAAAGCCTGTGATAATTTTTAATAAGGTAGATTTTCCTGCACCATTGGGTCCTGTTAGCCCATAGCGATTGCCTGGGTTAAAGACGACAGAAACGTCGTCGAACAGTACGCGTGTGCCTAAGGTTTTGCCAATTTTGTCAAGTACAATGCTCATAGCGCATAGCATAACAAAGAGGAGCTTAGAGCACAAGAGGTTTGCCTAAGGTTTAGCTATGGGGGTGGGACTCATTATGTGTTTGCTTTTTAAGCTTCATAGATACATGAGTATAAATAGTTGTGGTTTCTAAAGAACTATGACCGAGAAGAGCTTGAATGGTTTTTAAATCCATGCCATTCTCTAGCCAATGCGTGGCAATTGTATGGCGGATTGTATGGGGGGTAATGTTCCCTGATAAACCTGACTGGCGAAGGTATTTTTGAAATTTTCTATCAATAGAGCGAGTAGTTAATCTTTGCCCAAAACGATTTAAAAAAATTGCTTGCGAATCTTTTTCAATGCCTGTTCTCGCAGGATGAGTTAGGTATTGTTGTAGCCATTGAGCTGCATGAGGAGTGATAGGAACAAGACGTTCTTTTTTTCCTTTCCCTCGGATGCGAATGAGATGGGAGGTAAAGTCAATATCCCAGTGGTTTATAGCAACAATTTCGCTAATACGTAATCCTGAGCTATAGAATAATTCTAATAAGCAGCGATCACGAAATCCTGTGTATTTCGATAGATCCGGAGTTGCCATGAGTATTTCTACTTGCTCATAAGTGATGGGTGAGGGCAGTTCTTTAGGTAATCTAGGTCCTTGAATGGTTTCGGTAGGATCTTCAGGAAGAATACGATTTTTCACACAATACTGTGAGAAGCTTTTAATTGCTGAAAGTCGACGTTTTATTGTGCGTTTTGCTTTGTTTTCTTGCATTAGTTTTAAAATGTAGAGACGCACAGTATCTTTTGTTAGTAGAGAAAAAGGAAGCTCAGCTCCCTGTCTTTCTTTTGTGAGTAAACAGATTGGAGGGGATGGGGTGAGCTCACCGTGTTTTTCTAAAAAGTTTTTAAAACTATTTAAATCGATACAATAGTTTCTTAAAGTATGAGGGGAGGCAGTTTTTATATTTTTTAGATAATCAAGAAAAGCATAAAAAGCTGAGACCATAATGTTCCTAAACACTTTTTCTGAAGTATCCTTATATAGGGATTTATTTAGAAGAAGGGTTTTTAGGGAAGGGATAACTACGGAATTCTTCAGCTGCAGCAACATTAGGGAAAATTTTCCCTGCTTCTATTTCAAACTCTTTAGAATTTAAGTAGCGTGCAGAAAAGTGTGTAAGCACGAGCTGTTGTGCTCCAGCAGCTAAGGCTTGCGTAGCTGCTTGCTTGGCTGTCATGTGGTAGTGACTTTCTGCTAAATGGCAATGCTCTTCAAGATAAGTACTTTCACACAACATAATTCTTGCATTTTTAGCTAAATCTACAATGGATTGGCAGGGAAGTGTATCTGCTATAACAGCAATGCTATCACCCTTTCTAATATAGCTTAGGTCTTTGAGATATAAGGTTTTTCCGTTTACTGTGACTTGTTCATTACGAAGAAGGTCTTGCATAATAGGGCCACGCAATCCCGCAGCTTTGATCTTTTCTGGAATGAATTTTATAGTGTCGGGTTCGGTGATTCGCCATCCTAAAGTATCAACAAGATGATTGAGCTTACGCACTTCGATACGGAAATTTCCAAAATCCTCAACAATCCCTTCTTTATCTATAGGATGTTCAATAACATTGATAGTCTCGTGATAAATAGTGCCGTAGCGCAATCTATCGAAATACTTTTTCCCCGAAGCTGGATAATAACAATGTATCGGGTGGGTAACCTTATCCAAGTTTAACCTCATCAGCATAGAGCCTAAACCTAGACAATGATCACCATGAAAATGGCTAATAAAGATCCTTGAGACAACCGTGGGAG includes:
- a CDS encoding tyrosine recombinase XerC: MVSAFYAFLDYLKNIKTASPHTLRNYCIDLNSFKNFLEKHGELTPSPPICLLTKERQGAELPFSLLTKDTVRLYILKLMQENKAKRTIKRRLSAIKSFSQYCVKNRILPEDPTETIQGPRLPKELPSPITYEQVEILMATPDLSKYTGFRDRCLLELFYSSGLRISEIVAINHWDIDFTSHLIRIRGKGKKERLVPITPHAAQWLQQYLTHPARTGIEKDSQAIFLNRFGQRLTTRSIDRKFQKYLRQSGLSGNITPHTIRHTIATHWLENGMDLKTIQALLGHSSLETTTIYTHVSMKLKKQTHNESHPHS
- a CDS encoding ribonuclease Z, whose amino-acid sequence is MSCRELVILGCSSQQPTRTRNQGAYLFRWNNEGLLFDPGEGTQRQFIFANIAPTVVSRIFISHFHGDHCLGLGSMLMRLNLDKVTHPIHCYYPASGKKYFDRLRYGTIYHETINVIEHPIDKEGIVEDFGNFRIEVRKLNHLVDTLGWRITEPDTIKFIPEKIKAAGLRGPIMQDLLRNEQVTVNGKTLYLKDLSYIRKGDSIAVIADTLPCQSIVDLAKNARIMLCESTYLEEHCHLAESHYHMTAKQAATQALAAGAQQLVLTHFSARYLNSKEFEIEAGKIFPNVAAAEEFRSYPFPKNPSSK